A region of Plantactinospora sp. BC1 DNA encodes the following proteins:
- a CDS encoding M14 family zinc carboxypeptidase, with translation MRRRRLRTALFALPALVGTVLMATAPAGADPTRSTDPAGSGRSPLESQESVRLVRIQLTGADMLDKVVAAGFDLEHGLRRVPAGIEGEAVLTAAQVAEVQAMGVKILGDDESFSWSDRADGGFAALGARAVQPQTHEKTVRVVRADWFTTKGQGFLYVEARTTEGQQSDPVVEMQLENDSGRGTPFGFARTMSRFVDSGQYMFHRNLFKLDVRPKQIRVTSSTGGVTTGDVSNWLENAPPPLTARPGYRSDFVDGYRHPQQLYRRAEEIARQYPDIAEIVYLPNRTNGYQRKAQATIGGTGQEAVVVSSAAWGHQGGNEVTVEFVERPGANLPLGVEVVGKAVRVLLAKDASGALASTAAEVAAALESGSRGLVDRAHPYRTNAGTGIVAPTPGPVALTDFLDQKRDGAPAGEVPRGPATIPVLRIGKHRDGKKPGVLIQAQDHAREWVPATTTLETAERLVHNYRTDRETKKIVNDTDIFLILSNNPDGANYSFYNFASQRRNMTNHCPDENADPGQRNAWGVDLNRNYRVGSGHDGYAGGSTNCVSNTYQGPAELSEPESKNIIWLVEKYSNIKFMMSVHSNGGQLFWQPGAYIADGRITTPRPPLGDEAFYWQSAARILSQVKAHRQTVVTPENVGGSSDVLYSSAGNVREDLYHTYGIYAFGWEVGGSVYNPGTGDWQGGSFQPPWVGDPELVSGHAETMEYANGIMEMFRIAAEWGNDKRDPTSRLLPGAGTYRDSVDVRFETSEPATIYYTTDGSRPTLDSPRYEATEFREPGQVFHVTETTTFRWFSVDAAGNIENNYDPTKKDRREKYRTATIRIVKR, from the coding sequence ATGCGACGCAGACGACTGCGCACCGCGCTCTTCGCGCTGCCCGCCCTGGTGGGGACCGTCCTGATGGCGACCGCACCGGCGGGTGCGGATCCCACCAGGTCCACCGACCCGGCCGGTTCCGGGCGATCCCCACTGGAGAGCCAGGAGTCGGTACGCCTGGTACGCATCCAGTTGACCGGCGCCGACATGCTCGACAAGGTCGTCGCCGCCGGCTTCGACCTCGAGCACGGCCTCCGGCGCGTACCGGCCGGCATCGAGGGCGAGGCGGTGCTGACCGCCGCGCAGGTCGCCGAGGTCCAGGCGATGGGCGTCAAGATCCTCGGCGACGACGAGTCCTTCTCCTGGAGTGACCGGGCCGACGGCGGGTTCGCCGCCCTCGGCGCGCGGGCGGTCCAGCCGCAGACCCACGAGAAGACGGTACGGGTGGTCCGCGCCGACTGGTTCACCACGAAGGGCCAGGGCTTCCTCTACGTCGAGGCCCGGACCACCGAGGGGCAGCAGTCGGACCCGGTCGTGGAGATGCAGCTCGAAAACGACTCGGGCCGGGGCACCCCGTTCGGCTTCGCCCGGACGATGAGCCGGTTCGTCGACTCCGGGCAGTACATGTTCCACCGGAACCTGTTCAAACTCGACGTACGGCCGAAGCAGATCCGGGTCACCAGTTCGACCGGCGGTGTCACCACCGGCGACGTCTCCAACTGGCTGGAGAACGCGCCGCCGCCGCTGACCGCGCGTCCGGGTTACCGGTCGGACTTCGTGGACGGCTACCGGCACCCGCAGCAGCTCTACCGCCGCGCCGAGGAGATCGCCCGGCAGTACCCGGACATCGCGGAGATCGTCTACCTGCCGAACCGGACCAACGGCTACCAGCGCAAGGCGCAGGCCACCATCGGCGGTACCGGGCAGGAGGCGGTCGTCGTCAGCTCGGCGGCCTGGGGCCACCAGGGCGGCAACGAGGTGACCGTCGAGTTCGTGGAGCGGCCGGGTGCGAACCTCCCGCTCGGTGTCGAGGTCGTCGGCAAGGCGGTCCGGGTCCTCCTCGCCAAGGACGCCTCCGGCGCGCTGGCGAGTACCGCCGCCGAGGTGGCGGCGGCGCTGGAGAGCGGCTCCCGGGGCCTCGTCGACCGGGCGCACCCGTACCGGACGAACGCCGGCACCGGAATCGTCGCGCCGACGCCGGGTCCGGTCGCGCTGACCGACTTCCTCGACCAGAAGCGTGACGGCGCACCGGCGGGCGAGGTGCCCCGGGGCCCGGCCACCATCCCGGTCCTGCGGATCGGCAAGCACCGCGACGGCAAGAAGCCCGGCGTCCTGATCCAGGCGCAGGACCACGCCCGCGAGTGGGTACCGGCGACGACCACGCTGGAGACGGCCGAGCGTCTGGTGCACAACTACCGGACCGACCGGGAGACGAAGAAGATCGTCAACGACACCGACATCTTCCTGATTCTCTCCAACAACCCCGACGGGGCGAACTACAGCTTCTACAACTTCGCCTCGCAGCGCCGGAACATGACGAACCACTGCCCGGACGAGAACGCCGATCCGGGGCAGCGGAACGCCTGGGGCGTCGATCTGAACCGCAACTACCGGGTCGGGTCGGGCCACGACGGCTACGCGGGCGGCTCGACCAACTGCGTCAGCAACACCTACCAGGGACCGGCGGAGCTCTCCGAGCCCGAGTCGAAGAACATCATCTGGCTGGTCGAGAAGTACTCGAACATCAAGTTCATGATGTCGGTGCACTCCAACGGCGGCCAGCTCTTCTGGCAGCCCGGCGCCTACATCGCGGACGGGCGGATCACCACGCCACGGCCGCCGCTGGGTGACGAGGCGTTCTACTGGCAGTCGGCCGCCCGGATCCTGTCACAGGTCAAGGCGCACCGGCAGACCGTCGTCACGCCGGAGAACGTCGGCGGCTCGTCGGACGTCCTCTACTCCTCGGCCGGCAACGTACGCGAGGACCTCTATCACACCTACGGGATCTACGCCTTCGGCTGGGAGGTCGGCGGTTCGGTCTACAACCCGGGTACCGGCGACTGGCAGGGCGGTTCGTTCCAGCCACCGTGGGTGGGTGACCCGGAACTCGTCAGCGGCCACGCCGAGACGATGGAGTACGCCAACGGGATCATGGAGATGTTCCGGATCGCGGCGGAGTGGGGCAACGACAAGCGGGACCCGACCTCCCGGCTCCTTCCCGGCGCCGGGACATACCGCGACTCCGTCGACGTGCGCTTCGAGACCAGCGAACCGGCCACCATCTACTACACGACGGACGGCAGCCGGCCCACCCTGGACTCGCCGCGTTACGAGGCGACCGAGTTCCGTGAGCCGGGGCAGGTGTTCCACGTGACCGAGACGACCACGTTCCGCTGGTTCTCGGTCGATGCCGCCGGAAACATCGAGAACAACTACGACCCGACGAAGAAAGACCGGCGCGAGAAGTACCGTACGGCGACGATCAGGATCGTCAAGCGGTAG
- a CDS encoding YqjF family protein, which yields MDAPPPPRVAHPVMYHRWNWISFLHWRYPPALVQAMLPAGLRVETFDGSAWIGLTPFLMQGVRPPVVPSVPWLSEFPETNVRTYVRDGRGRSGIWFLSLDAARLPAVVAARAGYALPYFWSDMTVRRADDRISYRCARRWPGPRGARCDADVRLGPPLAERERDELAHFLTARYRLFSVVLGRLVAAEAEHVEWPLHRAELLHLDQDLLPSAGLPPPDGEPLLHASVGVPVRVGMWHP from the coding sequence ATGGACGCTCCACCTCCACCCCGGGTGGCTCACCCGGTGATGTACCACCGGTGGAACTGGATCAGCTTCCTCCACTGGCGCTACCCGCCGGCTCTGGTGCAGGCGATGCTCCCCGCCGGGCTGCGGGTGGAGACCTTCGACGGGTCGGCCTGGATCGGCCTGACCCCGTTCCTCATGCAGGGGGTCCGGCCACCCGTCGTGCCGAGCGTGCCGTGGCTGTCGGAATTCCCGGAGACGAACGTCCGGACCTACGTCCGTGACGGGCGGGGCCGCAGCGGCATCTGGTTCCTGTCCCTGGACGCGGCGCGGCTGCCCGCCGTGGTCGCCGCCCGCGCCGGCTACGCACTGCCGTACTTCTGGTCGGACATGACGGTACGCCGGGCCGACGACCGGATCTCCTACCGGTGCGCCCGCCGCTGGCCCGGCCCGAGGGGGGCGCGCTGTGACGCCGACGTACGGCTCGGTCCGCCGCTCGCCGAGCGCGAGCGCGACGAGCTGGCGCACTTCCTGACGGCGCGGTACCGGCTGTTCAGCGTCGTACTCGGCCGGCTCGTCGCCGCCGAGGCGGAACACGTCGAGTGGCCGCTGCACCGCGCCGAACTGCTGCACCTGGACCAGGATCTGCTCCCCTCGGCGGGTCTGCCACCGCCGGACGGGGAACCGCTGCTGCACGCGTCCGTAGGGGTCCCGGTCAGAGTGGGAATGTGGCACCCCTGA
- a CDS encoding DUF4383 domain-containing protein, with amino-acid sequence MASRSEPVGRTVNETALVRRVAVAVSAVFLLVGVLGFIPGVTTNYDSMTFAGHESDAHLLGVFEVSVLHNIVHLLFGVVGLAMARTVERARLYLIGGGAVYLVLWLYGLVIGHDSAANFVPLNGADNWLHFFLGVGMIALGLLTTRKR; translated from the coding sequence ATGGCCAGCAGATCCGAGCCGGTCGGCCGGACGGTGAACGAGACCGCCCTCGTTCGCAGGGTCGCGGTCGCCGTCAGCGCGGTCTTCCTGCTCGTCGGCGTCCTGGGCTTCATCCCCGGCGTCACGACCAACTACGACAGCATGACCTTCGCCGGGCACGAGTCCGACGCCCATCTGCTCGGTGTCTTCGAGGTCTCGGTGCTGCACAACATCGTGCACCTCCTCTTCGGTGTCGTCGGCCTGGCGATGGCCCGTACCGTCGAGCGGGCCCGGCTGTACCTCATCGGCGGTGGCGCCGTCTACCTGGTCCTCTGGCTGTACGGCCTGGTCATCGGGCATGACAGCGCCGCCAACTTCGTCCCGCTCAACGGTGCGGACAACTGGCTGCACTTCTTCCTCGGGGTGGGGATGATTGCTCTCGGGCTCCTCACCACCAGGAAGCGCTGA
- a CDS encoding hemerythrin domain-containing protein produces MPDDNGAATATTAGSALATPGPEPDVVDLLLAQHARIEELFLLVTGGDGETRRDAFDDLVLLLAVHETAEEEVVHPLARTLPGGGGDELVDDRLAEERQAKEMLKELVDGGVQADGFDEGVLLLREAVLQHARHEERYEFPLLRQHVPATRLRRLATALQAAEAVAPTRPHPGAESATANAALGLPLAVLDRVRDSLRRAADGQD; encoded by the coding sequence GTGCCTGACGACAACGGCGCCGCCACCGCCACCACCGCCGGTTCGGCCCTCGCCACCCCCGGCCCCGAACCGGACGTCGTCGACCTGCTGCTCGCCCAGCACGCGCGGATCGAGGAGCTGTTCCTCCTGGTGACCGGGGGTGACGGCGAGACGCGGCGGGACGCCTTCGACGACCTGGTCCTGCTGCTGGCCGTGCACGAGACGGCCGAGGAGGAGGTGGTCCATCCGCTGGCCCGGACGCTGCCGGGCGGTGGCGGCGACGAGCTGGTCGATGACCGGCTGGCGGAGGAACGCCAGGCCAAGGAGATGCTGAAGGAACTCGTCGACGGCGGCGTGCAGGCGGACGGCTTCGACGAGGGCGTGCTGCTGCTGCGGGAGGCGGTGCTCCAGCACGCGCGCCACGAGGAACGGTACGAGTTCCCGCTCCTGCGTCAGCACGTCCCGGCGACCCGGCTCCGCCGGCTGGCCACCGCGCTCCAGGCGGCGGAGGCGGTGGCACCGACACGGCCGCATCCCGGGGCCGAGTCGGCCACCGCCAACGCCGCGCTGGGGCTGCCGCTGGCCGTCCTGGATCGGGTCCGCGACTCGCTCCGGCGGGCCGCGGACGGCCAGGACTGA
- a CDS encoding DUF4383 domain-containing protein, with amino-acid sequence MVGRSTADVAGTTDAVAPVRRVALVVGVAFLLVGIAGFIPGVTTNYDSMMFAGHESDARLLGVFQVSVLHNIVHLLFGVVGLAMARTAERARVYLIAGGAVYLVLWLYGLVISHDSPANFVPLNGADDWLHLGLGIGMIGLGLATGNRR; translated from the coding sequence ATGGTAGGCAGATCCACGGCGGACGTCGCCGGCACGACCGACGCCGTCGCCCCGGTCCGCAGGGTGGCGCTGGTGGTCGGCGTCGCGTTCCTGCTGGTCGGGATCGCCGGCTTCATCCCCGGTGTGACGACGAACTACGACAGCATGATGTTCGCCGGGCACGAGTCCGACGCCCGGCTGCTCGGCGTCTTCCAGGTGTCGGTGCTGCACAACATCGTGCACCTGCTGTTCGGTGTCGTCGGCCTGGCGATGGCCCGTACGGCCGAGCGGGCCCGGGTGTACCTCATCGCCGGCGGCGCCGTCTACCTGGTGCTCTGGCTGTACGGCCTGGTGATCAGCCACGACAGCCCGGCCAACTTCGTCCCGCTCAACGGAGCCGACGACTGGCTGCACCTCGGTCTCGGGATCGGGATGATCGGGCTCGGCCTGGCGACCGGGAACCGCCGCTGA
- a CDS encoding ATP-binding protein, translating to MDSMVQCETQLVGTRVVARFVGHLTVASAPSVRLNLLKCLADQPDALVVDLAALTVAQPTALTVFTAVARQAAVWPGTPVLLCAPDTTTSALLSSGSYGRMAVFDSIDRALSTDAGPLLPSVREMLLPVSSAARRARDVVTDACTRWHLADPVGPACLVATELVSNAVTHAQTLIDLRVSLRRYLMIAVQDGSVAEPRLSVPAPSTLGTGRGLLLVDSVARRWGSVPVEGGKVVWAALDIGSPPPD from the coding sequence ATGGACAGTATGGTCCAGTGCGAGACCCAACTGGTCGGCACCCGGGTGGTCGCCCGGTTTGTCGGCCACCTCACGGTGGCATCGGCCCCGTCGGTACGACTCAACCTGCTCAAGTGTCTGGCGGACCAGCCGGACGCGCTGGTGGTCGACCTCGCCGCGCTGACCGTCGCGCAGCCGACGGCGCTCACCGTGTTCACCGCCGTCGCCCGGCAGGCCGCCGTCTGGCCCGGCACCCCGGTTCTGCTCTGCGCTCCGGACACGACGACCTCGGCCCTGCTGAGCAGCGGGTCGTACGGGCGGATGGCGGTCTTCGACTCGATCGACCGGGCGCTGTCCACCGACGCCGGGCCGCTGCTGCCCTCGGTCAGGGAGATGCTCCTGCCGGTCTCCAGCGCGGCACGGCGGGCTCGGGACGTGGTCACCGACGCGTGCACCCGGTGGCACCTGGCGGATCCGGTGGGCCCGGCCTGCCTCGTCGCGACCGAGTTGGTCAGCAACGCGGTGACCCACGCCCAGACCCTGATCGACCTGCGCGTCTCGCTACGCCGTTACCTGATGATCGCGGTACAGGACGGCAGTGTGGCCGAGCCGAGGTTGTCCGTGCCCGCGCCGTCGACGCTGGGGACCGGGCGAGGGCTGCTGCTGGTCGACAGCGTGGCCCGGCGATGGGGCAGCGTTCCGGTCGAGGGCGGCAAGGTGGTGTGGGCCGCACTGGACATCGGCTCGCCGCCTCCCGACTGA
- a CDS encoding STAS domain-containing protein, which translates to MSLTLDPEGTTIVLGARGEVDMSNADSLVTVVERLAGGRPLRLVLDLSAVTFFSAHGVSALLRARSIVTGAGGELVIRDISRTVEHVLTLTGVHPDFGLESRSCMPGADRPDVTRCVAGHAVPSSGGEHRG; encoded by the coding sequence ATGTCACTCACGTTGGACCCCGAGGGCACGACGATCGTGCTCGGGGCGCGGGGTGAGGTCGACATGAGCAACGCCGACAGTCTCGTCACGGTCGTCGAGCGGCTGGCCGGCGGCCGGCCGCTGCGGCTCGTCCTCGACCTGTCGGCGGTGACGTTCTTCTCCGCGCACGGCGTCAGCGCCCTGCTGCGGGCCCGGAGCATCGTCACCGGCGCCGGCGGTGAGTTGGTTATCCGTGACATCTCCCGGACGGTCGAGCACGTCCTCACCCTCACCGGCGTCCACCCCGATTTCGGGCTGGAATCGCGGTCGTGCATGCCAGGTGCGGACCGTCCCGACGTGACGCGGTGCGTGGCCGGCCATGCCGTCCCCAGCAGTGGGGGCGAGCACCGTGGCTGA
- a CDS encoding STAS domain-containing protein: MAERRAAPSATGHVTATGGAETRRDSPHTHPLLGQGPPLTVALDPGTAGALTVRLAGDLDMDTVDLLRRALDQVLRHGFASVAVDLSQLRFCDSSGIRTLLFGCADAERLGCRMYVVNPRPFILRVFELTGVTSLLGLPERRAPERSDRGYAPPPF; this comes from the coding sequence GTGGCTGAGCGGAGAGCCGCCCCATCGGCCACCGGGCACGTCACCGCGACGGGCGGGGCGGAGACCCGGAGGGATTCACCGCACACCCACCCGCTGCTCGGCCAGGGACCGCCGCTGACGGTGGCGCTGGATCCGGGCACGGCCGGGGCACTCACCGTACGACTCGCCGGTGATCTCGACATGGACACCGTCGACCTGCTGCGCCGGGCGCTCGACCAGGTGTTGCGGCACGGGTTCGCCAGCGTCGCCGTCGACCTGTCCCAACTGAGATTCTGCGACTCGTCCGGGATCAGGACCCTCCTGTTCGGATGCGCCGACGCCGAGCGGCTCGGCTGCCGGATGTACGTGGTCAATCCCCGGCCCTTCATCCTGCGGGTGTTCGAGCTCACCGGGGTGACGAGCCTGCTCGGGCTCCCGGAACGCCGGGCTCCGGAACGGTCGGATCGTGGCTACGCCCCGCCGCCGTTCTGA
- a CDS encoding SigB/SigF/SigG family RNA polymerase sigma factor translates to MDHNDAYRAMLDAAALRYAERAGHLSPSQRAAEAEELARLALPFVHVLARRYRERGEPVEDLQQSGSLGLMLAIARFDPGRGSFSAYLAATVLGELKRHFRDRTWGVHVPRQLQELSQEVRQCAATLRQRLAREPSEAELAREMGASVVDVRQARQSSLGYRPASYDAPLRGRDDSSVTLADQMGKPDAQLETVDERVTLQRLLAQLPPRERQILTLRFYGNKTQSEIAQRYGISQMHVSRLLTQTLSWLRVAMLTDEPPAWRGYQPGGWPPALRLRGQLRDGVLRLRVEGEIDHDTAGQLRHTLLESVGRVAARRLEVDLSRVPLIDAAGVAALLAGYEASRAAGWTYRILGSPPLVARVLRLSGLAPLMRD, encoded by the coding sequence ATGGACCACAACGATGCGTACCGGGCGATGCTCGACGCGGCGGCCCTGCGCTACGCCGAGCGTGCCGGACACCTGTCACCGTCGCAACGGGCCGCCGAGGCCGAGGAACTGGCCCGCCTGGCGCTGCCGTTCGTGCACGTCCTCGCCAGGAGGTACCGGGAGCGGGGCGAGCCGGTGGAGGACCTGCAACAGTCCGGCAGCCTCGGGCTGATGCTGGCGATCGCCCGGTTCGACCCGGGCCGCGGTTCCTTCAGCGCCTACCTCGCCGCCACCGTGCTGGGGGAGCTGAAGCGGCACTTCCGGGACCGCACCTGGGGGGTGCACGTCCCCCGCCAGCTACAGGAGCTGTCCCAGGAGGTCCGGCAGTGCGCGGCCACCCTGCGGCAGCGGCTGGCCCGCGAGCCGAGCGAGGCGGAACTGGCCCGGGAGATGGGTGCCTCGGTCGTCGACGTCCGGCAGGCCCGGCAGTCCTCGCTCGGGTATCGTCCCGCCTCCTACGACGCGCCCCTGCGCGGCCGCGACGACAGCAGCGTCACCCTGGCCGACCAGATGGGCAAGCCGGACGCCCAACTCGAAACCGTCGACGAGCGGGTCACCCTGCAACGGCTGCTGGCGCAGTTGCCGCCGCGCGAGCGCCAGATTCTTACCCTGCGCTTCTACGGGAACAAGACACAGTCGGAGATCGCGCAGCGGTACGGGATCTCCCAGATGCACGTGTCCCGGTTGTTGACCCAGACACTCTCCTGGCTGCGCGTGGCGATGCTCACCGACGAACCGCCCGCGTGGCGCGGCTACCAGCCGGGTGGATGGCCGCCGGCCTTGCGGCTCCGTGGACAGCTCCGGGACGGCGTCCTGCGGCTCCGGGTCGAGGGTGAGATCGACCACGACACCGCCGGTCAACTCCGGCACACCCTGCTGGAGTCGGTCGGCCGGGTCGCCGCGCGTCGGCTGGAGGTCGACCTCAGCCGGGTACCGCTGATCGACGCCGCCGGGGTGGCCGCACTCCTGGCCGGATACGAGGCCAGCCGCGCCGCCGGTTGGACGTACCGGATACTCGGCTCTCCGCCGCTCGTCGCCCGCGTGCTCCGGCTCTCCGGTCTGGCACCGCTGATGCGGGATTGA
- the ctaD gene encoding cytochrome c oxidase subunit I — translation MPERRRATPQVVLVPQQSGYPGPVRRTRRGSTLTALLRTTDAKQIGLMYLVTSFGFFLVGGVMALLMRAELGRPGMQFLSPEQYNQLFTMHGTIMMLLFATPLVFGFANYLVPLQIGAPDVAFPRLNALAYWLYLFGALLVVGGLFTPGGAPDFGWTAYTPLSRYEHSPGVGGDLWIVGLVVTGLGTILGSVNLITTILTLRAPGMTMFRMPILTWNMLLTSVLAILVFPLFAAALLGLLADRKLGAHVYSAETSGPLLWQHLFWFFGHPEVYIVALPFFGIITEIIPVFARKPIFGYKGLVAATLAITGLSMSVWAHHMFGTGQVLLPFFSILSFLIAVPTGVKFFNWIGTMWKGQLTFETPMLFAMGFLATFLFGGLSGVLLASPPIDFHTHDTYFVVAHFHYVLFGTIVFAAFGGVYFWFPKMTGRMLDERLGKIHFWTMFVGFHTTFLVHHWLGNEGMPRRYADYLPTDGFTTLNTISTIGSFVLGASTLFLLYNVWKSWRFGRVVEVDDPWGFGNSLEWATSCPPPLRNFDRLPRIRSERPAFDVKYGPLVADLGRDLPQRSTKPPQELDEVLGPDSGPDRSDRPAPGGARGARGAEEHRPDPRSGARPVEVPEPSEVRRPEHAEAEPDDDLGGADRGGAENDRWRTGGDSGPG, via the coding sequence ATACCGGAGCGGCGACGCGCGACACCGCAGGTGGTACTGGTTCCGCAGCAGTCCGGCTATCCGGGGCCGGTCCGTCGTACCCGCCGGGGCAGTACGCTCACCGCGCTGCTCCGGACGACGGACGCCAAGCAGATCGGCCTGATGTATCTCGTCACCTCGTTCGGCTTCTTCCTGGTCGGCGGGGTGATGGCGCTGTTGATGCGGGCCGAGCTGGGCCGGCCGGGGATGCAGTTCCTCTCGCCGGAGCAGTACAACCAGCTCTTCACCATGCACGGCACGATCATGATGTTGCTCTTCGCCACCCCGCTGGTGTTCGGCTTCGCCAACTACCTCGTGCCGTTGCAGATCGGCGCCCCGGACGTCGCGTTCCCCCGGCTGAACGCCCTGGCGTACTGGCTCTACCTCTTCGGGGCGCTGCTGGTGGTCGGCGGCCTGTTCACCCCGGGCGGGGCGCCGGACTTCGGCTGGACCGCCTACACCCCGCTGAGCCGGTACGAGCACAGCCCGGGTGTCGGCGGAGACCTGTGGATCGTCGGCCTGGTGGTCACCGGGCTCGGTACGATCCTCGGCTCGGTCAACCTGATCACCACCATCCTGACCCTGCGCGCACCGGGGATGACCATGTTCCGGATGCCGATCCTCACCTGGAACATGCTGCTCACCTCGGTACTGGCGATCCTGGTCTTCCCGCTCTTCGCCGCGGCCCTGCTCGGCCTGCTCGCGGACCGCAAGCTCGGCGCGCACGTCTATTCCGCCGAGACCAGTGGACCGCTGCTGTGGCAGCACCTCTTCTGGTTCTTCGGCCACCCCGAGGTCTACATCGTGGCGCTGCCGTTCTTCGGCATCATCACCGAGATCATCCCGGTCTTCGCCCGCAAGCCGATCTTCGGCTACAAGGGACTCGTCGCGGCGACGCTGGCGATCACCGGGTTGTCGATGAGCGTCTGGGCGCACCACATGTTCGGCACCGGCCAGGTGCTCCTGCCGTTCTTCTCGATCCTCAGTTTCCTGATCGCCGTGCCGACCGGGGTGAAGTTCTTCAACTGGATCGGCACGATGTGGAAGGGACAGCTCACCTTCGAGACGCCGATGCTCTTCGCCATGGGCTTCCTGGCGACCTTCCTCTTCGGTGGACTCTCCGGGGTGCTGCTGGCCAGCCCGCCGATCGACTTCCACACCCACGACACCTATTTCGTGGTGGCGCACTTCCACTACGTACTCTTCGGCACCATCGTCTTCGCCGCCTTCGGCGGGGTGTACTTCTGGTTTCCCAAGATGACCGGCCGGATGCTCGACGAGCGCCTCGGGAAAATCCACTTCTGGACGATGTTCGTCGGCTTCCACACCACGTTCCTGGTGCACCACTGGCTGGGCAACGAGGGGATGCCCCGCCGGTACGCCGACTACCTGCCGACCGACGGCTTCACCACGCTGAACACGATCTCCACCATCGGGTCGTTCGTCCTCGGCGCGTCGACGCTCTTCCTGCTCTACAACGTCTGGAAGTCCTGGCGCTTCGGCCGGGTCGTCGAGGTCGACGATCCGTGGGGCTTCGGCAACTCGCTGGAGTGGGCGACCAGTTGCCCCCCGCCGCTGCGCAACTTCGACCGGCTGCCCCGGATCCGCTCCGAGCGGCCCGCCTTCGACGTCAAGTACGGTCCGCTCGTCGCCGACCTGGGCCGGGACCTGCCGCAACGGTCCACGAAGCCGCCGCAGGAACTGGACGAGGTGCTCGGGCCCGACTCCGGCCCGGACCGGTCCGACCGGCCCGCGCCGGGCGGGGCCCGAGGTGCGCGCGGGGCCGAGGAGCACCGGCCGGACCCGCGCTCCGGTGCCCGCCCGGTCGAGGTGCCGGAACCCTCCGAGGTACGCCGCCCCGAGCATGCGGAGGCGGAACCGGACGACGATCTCGGCGGCGCCGACCGGGGTGGCGCGGAGAACGACCGGTGGCGGACCGGCGGCGACTCCGGGCCGGGCTGA
- a CDS encoding ABC transporter permease: MTARTVFTVATLTVREAARRRVLLALVALTVVLLGVSAFGFSRIDATFGGLTSGEARLAAAMVLNLVMFGLSLTAALGTAFLAGPTLAGETETGIALAVLARPVRRSTVLLGKWLGLVTFGSGFVAVAGLAQLLIVRTTTGYWPPRPVTGLALLAAQAAVLLTLGLLLSTAVSPMASGVVAVGLFGATWIGGVVGAFGEALGNESVARIGTVSRMLLPTDGLWRGAMNAFQDPSLLVQFQEAFKGHPFLSEAALTPTYLGWTGLWVLLALGLAAVSFQRRDL, from the coding sequence ATGACCGCCCGTACCGTGTTCACCGTCGCCACGCTCACCGTCCGGGAGGCCGCACGCCGACGGGTGCTGCTGGCGCTCGTCGCGCTGACGGTCGTACTGCTGGGGGTCAGCGCCTTCGGATTCTCCCGGATCGACGCCACCTTCGGCGGTCTCACCAGCGGGGAGGCCCGGCTGGCGGCGGCCATGGTGCTCAACCTGGTGATGTTCGGCCTGAGCCTGACCGCCGCGCTCGGTACGGCGTTCCTCGCCGGCCCCACCCTGGCCGGTGAGACCGAGACCGGGATCGCCCTGGCGGTCCTGGCCCGGCCGGTACGCCGCTCGACGGTGCTGCTCGGCAAGTGGCTGGGGCTGGTCACCTTCGGCAGCGGTTTCGTGGCCGTGGCCGGACTCGCCCAGCTGCTCATCGTCCGCACCACCACCGGCTACTGGCCGCCGCGACCGGTCACCGGCCTGGCGCTGCTCGCCGCGCAGGCGGCGGTGCTGCTCACCCTCGGCCTGCTGCTCTCCACCGCCGTCTCCCCGATGGCGTCCGGTGTCGTCGCGGTCGGCCTCTTCGGCGCCACCTGGATCGGCGGCGTGGTCGGGGCGTTCGGCGAGGCGCTCGGCAACGAGAGCGTGGCCCGGATCGGCACCGTCTCCCGGATGCTGCTGCCGACCGACGGGCTGTGGCGTGGTGCCATGAACGCCTTCCAGGACCCGTCCCTGCTGGTCCAGTTCCAGGAGGCGTTCAAGGGGCACCCCTTCCTGAGCGAGGCGGCGCTCACCCCCACCTATCTCGGCTGGACCGGCCTCTGGGTCCTGCTCGCCCTCGGACTGGCGGCGGTCTCCTTCCAGCGCCGGGACCTGTGA